ActttttgcatcacttttaGCCAGTTTGTTCAAAAAAACTTTCTTAAACTCATCGGAAAAAATAGACAGAGTGATGCCGTTCTCTAAAGCTGCCTCTCATATTCTAGGGCACCTTGTGGTTGCTTCGACCGCCCTCTCAATGCTTGTGGCTTATATTTCTCGTATGTTAGACACTCCTATGCTGAGATATGACTGTATTGATAATAGTCACCATAATAATCTAATTTCTACTAACTACTTTCTTAGaatgtataatttttattaatcaatCACTCACTATTAATTTTCAGAAGACGATTTCCAACCAACTCCTCTAATTTAGCCTGTGTACCATGAACCTAGAGAAGACAAGTGTACTGGATACCAAATAGTAAAGTACTTGAGGTTGCAGCTAGGAGGCTAGTAGCACTGGTACTACTTGTGCTAGTAACTCCCCTCTGCTATGTGGATTGTAACTATTGGCTATTTTATTAGCTCATATTGATTGGTATTTAGTGTATAGGATGTTTGTATACTAAGGCTAGGAAATGAGTGGATGTATGTTACCTAATTCATATCTTAATAAGGTTCAATATTTCCTGTGTGCTTAAAGACATTGCTACATGCCAGACCAAATATGTCTTTTCTGTAGCCAACCTTTGGAGACACATTTAGAGTGGAATAAACTTGGAATCCTTTGGAATAATGCCAATTGACCAATTGAGGTCAATTGCAACATGCCAAATGACTTAATTAGCCAGTAGCCAATAAAGATAGATACCGCTGTGACAGGCGCTGTAACTGGCTTGAGAAGGCTGGACTGTGTCGGACACCTTGAGAAGTCGCCAGACACAATCACTAACATTACATGCTATGCATTTCTGAGCTTCAAAATGCTGGTTTTAATTGTAGAATGAGGAGGACGGACTTACATGATTCTCAGTAGTGgtcacacaactcccaattgtttGTAGCTGACGAGTTCACACGCTACAACAAAATTGTCCGAGTTTTCTATATAAACCTGTTGCGCTTTAGCTACAGAGGGGCGCATGTTTTACATCACAGCTGACACTATCTATTCAGCCGAGATGTAAAATACAGTTAATTCACAATGACTACTTACAGCTGACACTATTAAAATGCATTCAAGGTCAAATGTAAATCTTCCCCTTTCAATTCACAATGACTATTTATCGTTAACAAAAAGTTTACTACAACCATTGCTGAGTTTTGCGATGACTAACTGGTCTGAGAACAGAGAGTTCACCATTTTGGAAAATACCTctgaatttaaaagaaaaacttcCCACAACTTTTAgcatgttaaaatatttataaaatgtttgtgttttaacattttgaaataaacgtgttttaaaatgtttctaGAACACACACGTTGAAAACAGAGCTGCGTAGAAATGCTGTAAGGACGTCAtcgatgaagatgatgaaactCCAACCTCCGGTCGCAAAGACttgtgcaataatacgaatatcGATGTTTACACCATATGCAGTGCGTCGTTGTTGATacgatgtttttaaaaatacccCTTCTTGAATcggaggtttgaatcgcttcgaAGAATCAAGTATGCCACTTTTCAAACCATTCATGTGGTACGAAGATAAAGAATCTGTCAAAAATTGATGgtatgtaacactagtgattgaGAAGGCCTCCaatgtttctataaaaaaattgattgtaaCATAATCATGAAGACGCACTGCAGGTTTTCTATAGTCAAACTCCCTTGCTCCCTTACATAGCTGATTCTGTGTGTTGAATTCCTTGCGTGTTAATAAAAATTCATCAATGTTGTCTCGTAAATTATTCTTTTGAATTTCTCAGAGCTATGACGGTGCAGTGATTTcctatgtttattatttataggtACATGAGGGTATTTGTAGAAATGTCTCACCTCTGCTCTACATCTGGCTGTATTCACCTTGATTTCTACTATTACTTCTATGGATCATCCATACATAGACTTGAGGTGAGTCTAGATCTATATATTGGTAATCTTGTCCATCCATCCGTAGCCACAGGTTAAGATTGGAAAAAGATTACATCGTACAATATTTGAACTCCTGATATTCAGCTTTGTAGACTGACTCTCTAATACTTGGGCCAATCTACTACTATTTGAAATATCAGAATAATTACACAGATAGTTATTGTTTGTGCTCTATCATCACACCTGATaatttctcacagcacactagactagcTGCCTGGGTGCCAGTTTGATCTAATTGTGGCAGACTTTCTTGTTCAGCCTCCACTGTTTGAGTTTTTTTCACAACCTTTGTAAAggataacatacatgtaggatTACATTTGAGTTATTCATGAAAGCTTTGTAAAGGAGCACGTGGAACAATCTACCCTACCAATTGTTGTTACGTACACAAATACGGtctttatttttattggttattagcacATACTAGCTAGTTCTGTGTGAGATAATAGAACTTCAATTCATCTGATCTGATTGGCTGTTACAGAGGATCAGCCATTTGTAAACTGAACCAGTATAAACGACAGTTTGGCTGatttcttaaaacatttttgttgatctAATCAAGACTGCTAGGTGGATTGCTAGCCCTATGTGCACGACTCCTGTACCATAAAGGGGATAGATAGGAAACTATATGAAAATCCTTTGTTTAGTCATGCATATACCCCTAAACTTGAAGTTATCATCTCCCTGCTAATCTCCGTGATTTGTGATCAACACTCTAGTTATTTTATCTATGGCTCATGTACAAACCTCAGAGTGCAACAAACACTCTTATAAGATACAAAACCATCCTTAGCCAATTTTATATCATGGTTACTTAACAGTTGTTGCATCGGAGTTTTCTTACCACAACTTTGGCTTTAAACAAATATTGGaaagttttattgttgttataaatTGGTgttgataataaaaatttgtttaaattataattttttaatccATTAATTTAACAATTGTAAACAAGTTCACCAATGAGAGAATTTAGACTATTAGTCATATTGAAATTGCAGAAATACTTTTTTTGTCATGTTTTACAATTCATGTATCATACCAGCCTGTTTTTATGGGGATAATTGATAAAGcttcaatatattttaattatttcttGTGTTGAAAGAGGTGTGACACAAAACTGTCTAAGCAATTATCAATACTTAACAGTGGGGTGACAACTTTTTGTGAATTGGATTTGTTAGGACATGAAATAATATCGAATAATTATGCATGTATGTGCAAACTATGGTACAGgtcaaaaataatacaatagccttttgttatcattatataaccAACTGTTAACTAGTAAAGTGGATGCCAGAACCAAGGCCTCATTCAGGTTATTGTTATGGGTAGAGAGCTAAAGGTCATTGATATGTTTGGAGCGCTAGAGGTTATCGCTATGGGTGGAGCACTAGAGGTCATCGCTATGGGTGGAGCACTAGAGTTCATCGCTATGGGTGGAGCGCTAGAGGTCATTGCTATGGGTGGAGTGCTAGAGTTAGTTGTTTTGGTTGGAGCGCTAGAGGTCATTGTTATGGGTGGAGCGCTAGAGTTCATTGTTATGGGTGGAGCACTAAAGGTCATTGTTATGGGTGGAGCGCTAGAGGTTATTGTTATAGGTGGAGCGCTAGAGGTCATTGCTATGGGTGGAGCGCTAGATGTTATTGTTATGGGTGGAGCGCTAGAGTTCATTGTTATGGTTGGAGTACGAAAGGTCATTGTTATGGGTGGAGCGCTAGATGTTATTGTTATGGGTTGAAGGCTAGACGTCATTGCTATGGGTGGAGCGCTAGATGTTATTGTTATAGGTGGAGCGCTAGAGTTCATTGTTATGGTTGGAGTACTAGAGGTAATTATTATTGGTGGAGCACTAGAAGTCATTGCTATGGGTGGAGCACTAGAGTTAGTTGTTTTGGTTGGAGCGCTAGATGTTATTGTTATGGGTAGAGCGCTAGAGGTCATTGCTATGGGTGGAGCGCTAGATGTTATTGTCATAGGTGTAGTGCTAGAGGTCATCGTTAGGGGTGGAGCGCTAGAGGTTATTGTTAAGGATAAAGCGCTAGAAGTGGAATTTATGGGTGAAGTACTAGAGGTCATTGTTATGGGTGGAACGCTAGGGTAATAGTTATATA
The sequence above is drawn from the Watersipora subatra chromosome 5, tzWatSuba1.1, whole genome shotgun sequence genome and encodes:
- the LOC137397609 gene encoding uncharacterized protein is translated as MGRELKVIDMFGALEVIAMGGALEVIAMGGALEFIAMGGALEVIAMGGVLELVVLVGALEVIVMGGALEFIVMGGALKVIVMGGALEVIVIGGALEVIAMGGALDVIVMGGALEFIVMVGVRKVIVMGGALDVIVMG